The genomic window ttaaaaaataatcgaatattcggtcgttttgttcacaactattcgaatactaaaaattgctattcgtttcagcactaatgtATACAGTGTTTGTGTGGTTCAGTTTAGAATATACATGCGCACAAATAATTAGAGTCCATgataattatgaactcttgattttaTGTATACTTATAGTACATTCTATATTACATTGCATAAGTGTGAATCCAGAATATGAACCTGGATTGCCAATGACAAACACTAGTACTATCACAATGCCAGTGACCAACTCTAGTACTATCACAATGCCAGTGACCAACACTAGTGCTACTACAACGCCAGTGACCAACACTAGTGCTACTAAAACGCCAGTGATCAACACTAGTGCTACTACAATGCCAGTGATCAACACTAGTGCTACTACAATGCATGTGACCAACACTACTGCTACTACAATGCCCAGCCAGCACTAGTATTACTATAATGTCAGTGACTAACACTAGCGTGACTACAATGCCAGTGACCAACACTAGTGCTACTACAATGCCAGTGACCAACACTACTGCTACTACAATGACCAGCACTAGTATTACTGTAATGCCAGTGACCATCACTAGTGCTACTACAATGCCAGTGACCAACACTAGTGCTACTACAATGCCAGTGACCAACACTACTGCTACTACAATGACCAGCACTAGTGTTACTGTAATGCCAGTGACCAACACTAGTGCTACTACAATGCCAGTGACCAACACTAGTGCTACTACAATGCCAGTGACCAACACTAGTGCTACTATAATGACCAGCACTAGTATTACTGTAATGCCAGTGACCAGCACTAGTGCTACTACAATGCCAGTGACCAACACTAGTGCTACTACAATGCCAGTGACCAACACTAGTGCTACTACAATGACCAGCACTAGTATTACTGTAATGTCAGGGACCAACACTACTGCTACTACAATGACCAGCACTAGTATTACTGTAATGCCAGTGACCAGCACTAGTGCTACTACAATGCCAGTGACCAACACTAGTGCTACTACAATGCCAGTGACCAACACTAGTGTTACTACAATAACCAGCACTAGTGTTACTGTAAtgacagtgaccagcactagtGCTACTACAACGCCAGTGACCAACATTAGTACTACTACAATACCAGTGACCAAGACAAGTACTACTACAATGAAAGGAACCAATGCTAGTTC from Dysidea avara chromosome 2, odDysAvar1.4, whole genome shotgun sequence includes these protein-coding regions:
- the LOC136248030 gene encoding uncharacterized protein gives rise to the protein MSVTNTSVTTMPVTNTSATTMPVTNTTATTMTSTSITVMPVTITSATTMPVTNTSATTMPVTNTTATTMTSTSVTVMPVTNTSATTMPVTNTSATTMPVTNTSATIMTSTSITVMPVTSTSATTMPVTNTSATTMPVTNTSATTMTSTSITVMSGTNTTATTMTSTSITVMPVTSTSATTMPVTNTSATTMPVTNTSVTTITSTSVTVMTVTSTSATTTPVTNISTTTIPVTKTSTTTMKGTNASSTAGINISTPTMPATNTSATPMPVISTSAI